The Primulina eburnea isolate SZY01 chromosome 12, ASM2296580v1, whole genome shotgun sequence genome includes the window TATTCCCATGTAGTGTTTCAGAGTATATCATCGACATCTGTAGCAGGAAAAAAAGTGAAGTCCGTGGCTTCATCATGCATAATGATTGAATGAGACGCGAATAAAATGTAATGACAGTATGACACCAATGCTATCAACCATCCAACGTAAACATAAGATGGCCACACACCAGATAAAGCAAATTTAcagaataattttattatacAAAAGCAAAGATCAAGAGCAAAGCATCATGGACACCATAAAGTTCAATCATTTAACCTAATTTCTTTACATAAAGATACTTTGTTGATATCAAAACGCTTCTTATTCAGTTATTCTACGCAAGTCAGTTCCATTGCCCGAGATTCATACAACACTTTCATGATATTCAAAGATACATCAAGTAGGAGTATTTGCTCGGCATATTGACTCAAGGCCCTCGGTCCGGCTTCGCACGATCCTATGGAACACTTCTCTAACTTGGCGTTCCAACGGATCCAGTCCATCCTTAACAGCTTCATAAACTAATCCTAATTCTTGAACCCTTTGCTTCACTTCTCCTTCCTTTTCCTCATTCAATGGGAACTGGATCGAATCAGTCAATTCATTCATGTGCCGAGTGCATATCTCAATATCATGAATCTCCTTCATCAACCCACAAGCATTTCTTCTGTCCCGTTTCTTTGAATCCTCCAAGATTCTGTCACGGAGGGAAATTATTGGAGCGGCCCAAAGTAACTGCTTTGGCACAACAAAATGTGTTTGAAGGCCACGGTCCTGACAGGGGATTGCTGCCACTAGCGCCCACATCACAAATAGAAGCACATAGTTCATAGTGAAAACAGCCACATTTAGTCCATTGGATGCAATATCATTCGCTCGTGGAGCCACCAAATTGTTGCTAATTGATTGGAGCTGCCTAGCAGCAGACCAAGACCTTGAAACGCCCCACGAGAGTGATCTGAAATGAACAGAAGACCTCTCCCTCTGTACATTATTGCGACCAAAAGATCTGTTTCTATGTGCGATAGCCGTGTTTGATTCTTTTTCATCAAGCATTCCAATGACCAAATCAATTAGTGCCTTCTTCGCACGGCGAAACTGACCTTCACCAATGCTCCTTTGGTTACCCAGCGCACACAAAACAATCTCCAGCTGTTTCTTCCACTGCTTGATCTGCTCAATCCCATCACGGATAGCATTACAAACATCCAAAGCCTTTACGCTCCTCTCAAAGAACTCCGAAATGTATTTGTCCATTGGAGGTTTATTCAAACAGGCCTTGTTGTTGAAGACGATCACTCTGAATTCCTCCTGACAGCACAGGAATGCGTCCAAAAGTTTCCGAATCCATGGTATTGAGAGCAGCTCATCGGAATCTGCTGCCGCCAAATCTTGGAATCTTTCAGCTACTTGCCTCTGAAAGGCTACTAATTCCATTTCTTGAGCAGTGCCTTCGTGTGGAGACTCCATGGAGTGGACCTGATCACGGCGTCTGCTTAAAATGGAAAATCCAAACGGTGAAGATAACGACGAGGACGACTCTTGAAACTCTGTCGCCGGCATCTCTCAGATTAAATATAACCGAAAGACTGAACGTTCAACAAAAATCTTGAAGAAGCACACTGAAGATTAGACTCAAGGGACCAGTTACAATATTAAAGATAAGAACTTTCGATTTTTggtcaaaacataaataaagttTGCTCAAGCGATAAATTCTGGGGAAAAAAGGCACACAGCTCAGCTGACGATACCAAACACACATATAAAATCTTGAATTCTCACAGGCACAAGACTGAATAGGGGTAAATACtgggaataaaaaaaataaacaaagctGAAAATCCAGACAATTAGGTAAGCAGAGAATACATATGTTTCCTTCCTCCTCCTCCAATAAACGAAAATTAAGTCAAGGCCAGAAGAACCAAGATTGAAAACATCACCAAAAAGATCTAAAAATTGATAGAAATGTAAAACGAAGACGTTAAAATATCACGAAATCTTCACCGCAAAACTACCGAGATCACACAAACGCACGCCAAAAACTCAACCTTTACGTATTATATGAACATCCCAGTAAACTCAAAGATCAAAATAACAGAAAAGAGGATTATAGGATCAAAACAATCCGACATAGTGAAGGAGGAGAGAGCAATTTTGAAAGGGGATATTTTGAAACCCTAATGAAGAGGAGTGGCTTATATTGGCGAAGATTTAGACCGTGCATTGAATGCCTGTTGTCAAAGGGAGCGAATATTCATTTATCTAGAGGAATGGGTCTCATCTCCTAATTTTACCGTCATCCAAATTCCACATActttgatttttctgaaaaatcaaaacaatttaatctttttaaaaaattcacacACTAAATTTGGAAAATATTGTCCAATCTATCAATTATTAATGTGTGTTCGCGCGTGTATATATAGAATACGCGCAAGTATATATAGATGTCACTCACTCATTGGATGttcaatttttctatatttcatcatatTTAATGGGTAAGTGATATCTCATTGGTGTTCACATAAATGTGCACGATAGATGtacaacatatcaaaactatatatatatatatatatatatattagaattATTTATGTCTAGTTAGAGCTTTGCACAGTAGAATTTGAAAGACATAAATTTTATGTatttaagaaaagaaaattttgacataaaatagAAAATCTCGAGTAGGGTGAATGAATATCCACAGCCCACAGGTCTAACTATGTGACACCTGTATGGCATGCCattatatcataaatattaatattttaatataaaaattaatattttttttttgtattcttAAATATCTGTATTATAAATTTGACTCATTACATCGTTTCATATTATTTTCATGAAGTTCAATTATTACTAGTGTCTACAATCGTTGCAAACTTTTTGTTAGCGAATGaagtaaaaattataaaattgtttTATTATTTCTGAATATAAAAAAAGTT containing:
- the LOC140807225 gene encoding protein BYPASS1-LIKE-like, with translation MPATEFQESSSSLSSPFGFSILSRRRDQVHSMESPHEGTAQEMELVAFQRQVAERFQDLAAADSDELLSIPWIRKLLDAFLCCQEEFRVIVFNNKACLNKPPMDKYISEFFERSVKALDVCNAIRDGIEQIKQWKKQLEIVLCALGNQRSIGEGQFRRAKKALIDLVIGMLDEKESNTAIAHRNRSFGRNNVQRERSSVHFRSLSWGVSRSWSAARQLQSISNNLVAPRANDIASNGLNVAVFTMNYVLLFVMWALVAAIPCQDRGLQTHFVVPKQLLWAAPIISLRDRILEDSKKRDRRNACGLMKEIHDIEICTRHMNELTDSIQFPLNEEKEGEVKQRVQELGLVYEAVKDGLDPLERQVREVFHRIVRSRTEGLESICRANTPT